In Salinibacterium sp. ZJ70, one DNA window encodes the following:
- the lhgO gene encoding L-2-hydroxyglutarate oxidase, with amino-acid sequence MTRRTVTIIGGGIIGLALAHRLSSSGFGVTVLEKEAHWAAHQTGHNSGVIHAGPYYKPGSLKATMCLAGNVSMTEFAREHGIAHEKNGKLIVATADDQVARLDALAARASANGVTCRLISMEEAREFEPHVGGVKALRVENTGIIDYKAVSAKLAELAAADGAELLLGTTVRSIRNSGSQVVVGHDNGEVTSDLLINAAGLHSDSVARLAGFTPEVRIVPFRGEYFELSDSSKHLVQGLIYPVPDPDMPFLGVHLTRMIDGAVHAGPNAVLALAREGYTWTKISPRDVFATLSYPGFLRFASQNVGTGMNEIVRSFSQKTFARDLARLVPEITTRDLVPSGAGVRAQAFSRDGRLVDDFVIQQNRNQIHVLNAPSPAATSALEIAAHIASLID; translated from the coding sequence GTGACGCGCAGAACTGTCACGATTATCGGCGGAGGGATCATCGGGCTCGCCCTCGCCCACCGCCTCTCTTCGAGCGGATTCGGCGTGACCGTGCTCGAGAAGGAAGCGCACTGGGCTGCGCATCAGACCGGGCACAACTCGGGCGTCATCCACGCCGGGCCGTACTACAAGCCCGGCTCGCTCAAGGCGACCATGTGCCTCGCCGGCAACGTCTCCATGACCGAGTTCGCCCGCGAGCATGGCATCGCCCACGAGAAGAACGGCAAGCTCATCGTCGCCACGGCCGACGACCAAGTGGCGCGTCTCGACGCCCTCGCCGCGCGGGCCTCGGCGAACGGCGTGACGTGCCGACTGATCTCGATGGAGGAGGCACGCGAGTTCGAGCCGCACGTCGGCGGCGTCAAGGCGCTGCGCGTTGAGAACACGGGCATCATCGACTACAAGGCCGTCTCCGCGAAGCTGGCGGAGCTCGCCGCCGCCGATGGCGCGGAGCTGCTCCTCGGCACCACGGTGCGCTCGATCCGCAACTCCGGATCCCAGGTGGTCGTCGGCCACGACAACGGCGAGGTCACCTCCGACCTGCTCATCAACGCGGCCGGACTGCACAGTGACTCGGTCGCCCGTCTCGCGGGCTTCACACCCGAGGTGCGGATCGTTCCGTTCCGCGGCGAGTACTTCGAGCTCAGCGACTCCAGCAAGCACCTGGTGCAGGGACTCATCTACCCCGTTCCGGATCCGGACATGCCGTTCCTCGGGGTCCACCTGACGCGCATGATCGACGGCGCGGTGCACGCCGGCCCCAACGCCGTGCTGGCGCTCGCGCGCGAGGGCTACACGTGGACGAAGATCTCGCCGCGCGACGTGTTCGCCACGCTCAGCTACCCCGGCTTCCTCAGGTTCGCATCACAGAACGTCGGGACGGGCATGAACGAGATCGTGCGGTCGTTCTCCCAGAAGACCTTCGCGCGTGACCTCGCTCGGCTCGTACCTGAGATCACCACCCGCGACCTCGTACCGTCGGGGGCGGGAGTCCGTGCGCAGGCGTTCAGCCGCGACGGGCGCCTCGTCGACGATTTCGTGATCCAGCAGAATCGCAACCAGATCCACGTTCTCAATGCGCCTTCCCCCGCCGCGACGAGCGCTCTGGAAATCGCTGCGCACATCGCGAGCCTCATCGACTGA
- a CDS encoding glycosyltransferase family 4 protein → MRVLHLPTTVGGNPSGLSHQLRQLGIESEVWTITQNYLNYPADRVIADESLPSPVRALKAIAALRYVFGRWDVVHYNFGSTLFSARLPLAGRGAAGRIAARLVNLALGALQRIELGVLRMRGIPFFVHYQGDDARQGDYSLEHFEISIATQVPPGYYTPESDERKRRQIAFLAARAAGIYAVNPDLMHVLPPSAEFVPYGHIDLDAIAPAYTQEQHERLVFAHAPSNRRVKGTDLILGALDELRAEGRDFDVDLIEGIGNDEALARYAGADVVIDQLYAGWYGGVALEAMALGKPVVAYIREQDLVHLPAGMAEELPLLVATPTTITQTLRRILDMPRAELLEHARRSRAFAERWHGPRQIATRIANDYRRALGAEHNRTGDEK, encoded by the coding sequence ATGCGGGTCCTCCACCTTCCAACAACAGTCGGGGGCAATCCCTCCGGTCTTAGTCATCAGCTGCGGCAGCTGGGGATCGAGTCCGAGGTCTGGACGATCACGCAGAACTACCTCAACTATCCGGCTGACCGCGTCATCGCCGACGAGAGCCTCCCCTCTCCGGTCCGGGCGCTGAAGGCGATCGCGGCGCTGCGGTACGTATTCGGGCGCTGGGACGTGGTGCACTACAACTTCGGCAGCACGCTCTTCTCGGCGCGGCTTCCGCTGGCCGGCCGCGGCGCTGCTGGACGCATCGCGGCGCGGCTCGTCAACCTCGCGCTCGGCGCGCTGCAGCGGATCGAGCTCGGCGTTCTCCGGATGCGCGGGATCCCGTTCTTCGTGCACTATCAGGGCGACGACGCGCGGCAGGGCGACTACTCGCTCGAACACTTCGAGATCAGCATCGCCACGCAGGTTCCGCCGGGCTACTACACCCCCGAGTCCGACGAACGGAAGCGTCGGCAGATCGCGTTCCTCGCCGCGCGCGCCGCGGGCATCTACGCGGTCAACCCCGACCTCATGCATGTGCTCCCGCCGTCGGCCGAGTTCGTGCCGTATGGGCACATCGATCTCGACGCGATCGCCCCCGCCTACACCCAGGAGCAGCACGAGCGGCTCGTGTTCGCCCACGCGCCGAGCAACCGGCGGGTGAAGGGAACCGACCTCATCCTCGGGGCCCTCGACGAGCTGCGTGCCGAAGGCCGCGACTTCGATGTCGATCTGATCGAGGGCATCGGCAACGACGAGGCGCTCGCACGCTACGCCGGCGCCGACGTCGTCATCGACCAGCTGTATGCCGGATGGTACGGCGGGGTCGCGCTCGAGGCGATGGCGCTCGGCAAGCCGGTCGTCGCCTACATTCGCGAGCAGGATCTGGTGCACCTGCCCGCGGGGATGGCCGAAGAGCTGCCGCTCCTCGTCGCGACGCCCACAACGATCACGCAGACGCTGCGGCGCATACTTGATATGCCTCGCGCGGAGCTCCTCGAGCATGCGCGGAGGAGCCGCGCTTTCGCAGAGCGCTGGCACGGTCCACGTCAGATCGCCACCCGCATCGCCAACGACTATCGGCGCGCTCTTGGCGCCGAGCACAACAGAACTGGAGACGAGAAGTGA